In Fibrobacter sp. UWB2, one DNA window encodes the following:
- a CDS encoding ACT domain-containing protein, whose translation MKLKKLEYKLTVCKVADIKDIDTGKDFYFIGKTDEEISLVCKTDDTPPNTTERDDGWRGFRIQGVLDFSLIGILSKLSAILAENDIGIFAISTFNTDYILVKAENFEKALKVLSDAGYDVV comes from the coding sequence ATGAAACTAAAAAAATTGGAATACAAACTAACCGTCTGTAAAGTAGCGGACATTAAAGATATTGATACGGGCAAGGATTTCTATTTCATTGGAAAAACCGACGAAGAAATATCCCTCGTATGCAAAACAGATGATACTCCCCCAAATACAACTGAACGAGATGATGGATGGCGAGGTTTCCGCATTCAGGGAGTACTTGATTTTTCTCTTATAGGCATTCTTTCAAAGTTGTCAGCTATTCTTGCTGAAAATGACATCGGAATTTTTGCGATATCCACTTTCAATACGGATTATATTCTTGTGAAAGCGGAGAATTTTGAGAAGGCGCTGAAAGTCTTGTCTGATGCGGGATATGACGTGGTGTGA
- a CDS encoding VOC family protein yields MKLEGFGIFVDNMATMVRFYRDVLGFEIKEDENTTNVFLEKDGTLFLLFRKSDFEKMTSQKFAYCKGVNGHFEIALGVANYAEVDKAYAKVTAAGAKGVMPPTTEPWGQRTCYIADPEGNLVEIGSFVKD; encoded by the coding sequence ATGAAATTAGAGGGCTTTGGAATTTTTGTCGATAACATGGCGACGATGGTCCGCTTTTATAGAGATGTCTTGGGTTTTGAAATCAAGGAAGACGAAAATACGACTAACGTTTTTCTAGAAAAGGACGGCACTTTGTTCTTGCTGTTCCGAAAATCCGATTTTGAAAAAATGACAAGCCAAAAGTTCGCTTACTGTAAAGGCGTCAACGGGCATTTTGAAATTGCATTAGGCGTCGCGAACTACGCCGAAGTAGATAAGGCGTACGCCAAAGTCACTGCTGCAGGTGCAAAAGGCGTCATGCCGCCGACTACGGAACCGTGGGGGCAACGTACCTGCTACATCGCCGACCCCGAAGGCAATTTGGTAGAAATCGGGTCTTTCGTCAAGGATTAA
- a CDS encoding GNAT family N-acetyltransferase, with protein sequence METDRFLLRPWRECDAEALFKYASDPDVGPRAGWEPHKSVEESQQIIRTIFGGDHMWAIDLKETGEPIGCIGYLLKGESNIDIGENEAEAGYWIAKPYWNKGICTEALKLMIDYCFNEKHIDVLWSDFFIDNPASGRVMEKCGFRETGEMRYCENLYGGSKRPVKVMKLRRNG encoded by the coding sequence ATGGAAACAGATAGATTTTTACTGCGCCCGTGGCGCGAATGTGATGCCGAAGCTTTGTTCAAATACGCTAGCGATCCAGATGTGGGTCCACGCGCCGGCTGGGAACCGCACAAATCCGTAGAAGAAAGCCAGCAAATCATCCGCACAATTTTCGGCGGTGATCACATGTGGGCCATCGATCTGAAAGAGACGGGAGAACCCATCGGCTGTATCGGTTACCTGCTCAAAGGCGAAAGCAACATCGACATCGGCGAGAACGAGGCCGAAGCCGGTTATTGGATTGCAAAGCCTTACTGGAACAAAGGTATTTGTACAGAAGCTTTAAAACTGATGATAGACTATTGCTTCAACGAAAAACACATTGACGTTCTCTGGAGCGACTTTTTCATCGACAATCCCGCCTCCGGACGCGTGATGGAAAAATGCGGGTTCCGCGAAACTGGAGAAATGCGCTACTGCGAAAATCTTTATGGCGGCAGCAAGCGCCCCGTGAAAGTGATGAAACTCCGTCGAAACGGATAA
- a CDS encoding NAD(P)H-dependent oxidoreductase: MTLVLNTLESGDCSEQIKALFANKNEEIEIINTADLKIMHCMGCNNCWLKTPGICSIKDDYEIILKKLVAAENLWVVADTKFGFIDYRGKRVLDRIVPMLNMYIEIRDGWERHQLRYHPLNFGFIYKGYGNRELLEEWSMRVARNLAGRSLGVISLDKDEACENAAVPSAKCVAPTSAEHVVIINGSPRVKKNSNTNKIIQAFAEGLEKAGITHKLYSLSNHAEWDEAREAFMTNDNIIIAVPLFVECLPSLLLEFLSTLPTERKQPAKLSFILHGGFDEGHQLRLGEKFLQSLPAQLGCTSGGVLVKGGSFLLRNRENSYIKKMTDKMLASYTAMGLSFAQNGNFMTPEAKKFTGFEKNPKIGILLFNLIFKRIVKKNFERIAQEWGCTEPLDRKPY, encoded by the coding sequence ATGACTTTAGTTTTAAATACATTGGAATCGGGCGATTGCTCGGAACAGATTAAAGCATTGTTTGCGAACAAAAATGAAGAGATAGAAATCATCAACACTGCTGATTTAAAAATTATGCATTGCATGGGCTGCAACAACTGCTGGCTGAAAACTCCCGGCATTTGCAGCATCAAAGACGATTACGAAATCATTCTCAAAAAGTTGGTCGCAGCCGAAAATCTTTGGGTTGTAGCAGACACAAAATTTGGCTTTATCGACTACCGCGGCAAGCGAGTCTTGGATCGCATCGTCCCGATGCTAAACATGTACATTGAAATCCGCGACGGCTGGGAACGCCACCAGTTGCGTTATCATCCGCTGAATTTCGGCTTCATTTACAAGGGCTACGGGAACCGCGAACTGCTCGAAGAGTGGAGCATGCGAGTCGCCAGAAATTTGGCAGGGCGTTCGCTCGGCGTAATCTCGCTAGACAAGGATGAGGCTTGCGAAAACGCCGCAGTTCCTTCTGCAAAATGCGTCGCGCCCACTTCTGCCGAACACGTCGTTATCATCAACGGAAGCCCACGCGTCAAAAAGAACAGCAACACAAATAAGATTATCCAAGCTTTTGCCGAAGGACTCGAAAAAGCGGGAATCACGCACAAGCTTTATTCACTCTCGAACCATGCCGAATGGGACGAAGCCCGCGAAGCATTCATGACGAATGACAACATCATCATTGCCGTGCCGCTCTTTGTAGAATGTTTGCCGAGTTTGTTGCTCGAATTTTTAAGTACACTCCCCACGGAACGCAAGCAACCAGCAAAACTCTCGTTCATTCTCCACGGCGGTTTTGACGAAGGTCACCAGTTGCGACTCGGTGAAAAATTCTTGCAGTCGCTCCCGGCTCAGCTCGGATGCACCAGCGGTGGCGTCCTCGTGAAAGGCGGCAGTTTCTTGCTACGCAATCGCGAAAACAGCTACATCAAAAAGATGACCGACAAGATGCTCGCCTCTTACACAGCCATGGGACTCTCTTTTGCGCAAAACGGCAATTTCATGACGCCCGAAGCAAAGAAATTTACAGGCTTCGAAAAGAATCCAAAGATAGGAATCCTGCTATTTAACCTCATTTTCAAGCGCATTGTCAAGAAGAACTTCGAGCGAATCGCACAAGAATGGGGCTGCACGGAACCGCTAGACCGCAAACCATATTAA
- a CDS encoding SpoIIE family protein phosphatase — MKNIHKYILIVLICGLIFFILGYPCREFFRISETTEVRIVAALPLLFGISFGFAGVLGCAIANLIADIMSGYDAIIFIPGFFVQIIYGYVPAVIWNKLRKNDKNKFKLDKIYKNVQYMLIVILDSLAAAFMVVSVIKLKFDEHYFSMLSANIFFNQFVTMVIIGFPYLICASLICQRKMRKKQKKSTKFIFSFSLNEKFILFFLATSIIISVAFGITSYPSIALKYGENNLYLWNYVYFYIGTLLNIGIWVSLGFLYYMERTVTKPIESMSEIAKTFGQNKDIYERIHNTLQKCHQYIYFTSEVGKLARSYEEMATELDEYVKHLTEATAKQQKVHTELSIATTIQRASLSKPVDVDGFDNYAMMRPALEVGGDFYDNLMIDDDHLALVIADVSGKGVPAALFMMVSKIVLRHNLQHGLSPAEALSRANDELAEHNVHDMFVTCLCGVLNIKTGHLVYANAGHEKPFIKHENGEFEVATLKSGFVLAGMEGYRYKEFEVQLKPGDTIFTYTDGVPEATNEKDEEFGMERLQKVLNESKNDSIRLLCRKVRMAVKEFAGNAPQFDDITMLAFKMK; from the coding sequence ATGAAGAACATTCATAAATACATACTTATCGTTTTAATCTGCGGGCTTATTTTCTTTATTCTCGGCTACCCCTGTCGAGAATTTTTCAGGATTTCAGAAACGACCGAAGTCCGCATTGTGGCAGCCCTCCCCCTGCTTTTCGGTATTTCATTTGGATTTGCAGGCGTCCTCGGCTGCGCGATTGCAAACCTCATCGCCGACATCATGTCCGGCTATGACGCGATTATCTTCATCCCAGGATTTTTCGTCCAGATTATTTACGGTTACGTGCCCGCAGTTATTTGGAACAAGCTCCGCAAAAACGACAAGAACAAGTTCAAGCTCGACAAGATTTACAAGAACGTGCAGTACATGCTCATCGTCATCCTAGATTCGCTTGCGGCAGCGTTCATGGTCGTAAGCGTCATCAAACTAAAATTTGACGAACACTATTTTTCGATGCTCTCGGCAAACATTTTCTTCAATCAATTTGTCACGATGGTGATTATAGGGTTTCCGTATCTAATCTGCGCCTCGCTCATTTGCCAGCGAAAAATGCGCAAAAAGCAAAAAAAATCCACAAAGTTCATCTTTTCTTTTTCGCTCAACGAAAAATTCATTTTGTTTTTCCTCGCCACAAGCATCATCATTTCAGTAGCATTTGGAATTACAAGCTACCCAAGCATTGCACTTAAATACGGCGAGAACAATCTTTACCTCTGGAATTACGTTTACTTTTACATCGGCACATTGCTGAACATCGGCATCTGGGTTTCACTCGGGTTCCTCTACTACATGGAACGCACCGTCACAAAGCCTATCGAAAGCATGAGCGAAATCGCAAAGACTTTTGGGCAGAACAAGGATATTTACGAAAGAATCCACAATACGCTGCAAAAATGCCACCAGTACATCTACTTCACCTCCGAAGTCGGGAAACTCGCCCGTTCATACGAAGAAATGGCAACGGAGCTCGACGAATACGTGAAGCACTTGACCGAAGCCACGGCAAAGCAGCAGAAGGTCCATACGGAGCTTTCCATTGCAACGACTATCCAGCGAGCATCGCTATCGAAGCCCGTAGATGTGGATGGTTTCGACAACTACGCTATGATGCGCCCCGCCCTCGAAGTTGGCGGTGACTTTTACGACAACCTCATGATTGACGATGACCATTTAGCTCTCGTAATTGCAGACGTCTCGGGCAAGGGCGTCCCTGCAGCACTCTTTATGATGGTCTCCAAGATTGTACTGAGGCACAACCTGCAACACGGCCTCTCGCCTGCCGAAGCGCTCAGCCGAGCGAACGACGAGCTCGCCGAGCACAACGTGCACGACATGTTTGTCACATGCCTTTGCGGTGTGCTGAACATCAAGACGGGCCACCTCGTCTATGCCAATGCGGGCCACGAGAAGCCCTTCATCAAGCATGAGAACGGAGAATTCGAGGTCGCCACCCTCAAAAGCGGATTTGTCCTCGCCGGTATGGAAGGCTACAGGTACAAGGAATTCGAAGTGCAGCTTAAGCCGGGCGACACGATTTTCACCTACACCGACGGCGTCCCCGAAGCCACAAACGAAAAAGACGAAGAATTCGGCATGGAACGCCTCCAGAAGGTCCTGAACGAGTCCAAAAACGACTCGATCCGCCTTCTGTGTCGCAAAGTCCGCATGGCGGTCAAGGAATTTGCCGGGAACGCACCGCAGTTCGACGACATCACGATGCTAGCCTTCAAGATGAAATAG
- a CDS encoding glycosyltransferase family 2 protein, whose amino-acid sequence MNPVESPKALLKSFLFKILNIRRCFNIKVLHSHYFYDIIEVSKTSTNSVIYGGSNTIISRKALEAIGRFYTKSITEDFATGMLIESAGFVSLGLSEPLASGIAPSSFREHVQQRTRWGCGVIATAKQLKFLRNRKLDMSQKLSYLSSVLYWFSPIKNLIYLLSPLMFAVFCIPIFKCTLVDLALFWLPMHLMTMWALRITSRGKISARWSGIYETSVMPFLLIPVIKETLGITLSTFKVTKKEAPSKKQMIDKRSLAPFVILLALTVAGIVRMSYMMVALEYIGILAVLFWLIRNAYYLVMCLFLGMGRDTDGENVKMLAAEMITVTKKDGRQIEGITTKLLEHGVDVYMDELDVLYLGEPIQLSILKNKYDLRVNGTVVSVHNSCNSDIPSVYTVEILDFNGQKDEYVQMLYDRKPTLPQRLRLGEGLFYSLWNNFARRIVIK is encoded by the coding sequence TTGAATCCTGTCGAATCACCAAAAGCCCTTTTAAAGTCCTTTTTGTTTAAAATTTTAAACATCAGGCGGTGCTTCAACATTAAAGTTCTACATAGCCATTATTTCTATGACATTATAGAAGTTTCTAAGACGTCGACAAACAGCGTCATTTATGGGGGCTCCAATACCATTATTTCGCGTAAGGCGCTTGAGGCCATCGGCAGATTTTATACAAAGTCTATTACCGAGGATTTTGCGACGGGTATGCTGATTGAATCGGCTGGCTTTGTGAGCCTTGGCCTTTCGGAGCCGCTTGCTTCGGGTATTGCGCCGTCTTCGTTCAGGGAACATGTGCAGCAGCGTACCCGTTGGGGCTGCGGAGTCATTGCGACTGCAAAGCAACTCAAATTCTTGCGTAACCGTAAGCTGGATATGTCGCAAAAGCTGAGTTACCTGAGTTCTGTCTTGTACTGGTTCTCTCCGATTAAGAATTTAATTTATCTGCTGTCTCCCTTGATGTTTGCAGTATTCTGCATTCCGATTTTTAAGTGTACCTTGGTGGACCTTGCCCTTTTCTGGCTCCCTATGCACTTGATGACCATGTGGGCGCTCCGGATAACGAGCCGGGGCAAGATATCGGCTCGTTGGAGTGGTATCTACGAGACGTCTGTCATGCCGTTCCTGCTGATTCCTGTGATTAAAGAAACCTTGGGCATAACGCTTTCGACCTTCAAGGTCACCAAGAAAGAGGCTCCTAGTAAAAAGCAGATGATTGATAAGCGCAGCCTGGCTCCGTTCGTGATTCTGCTGGCTTTGACCGTTGCCGGAATTGTCCGAATGTCGTACATGATGGTCGCCCTAGAATATATCGGAATTCTGGCCGTACTTTTCTGGCTGATTCGCAACGCCTATTACCTGGTGATGTGCCTGTTCCTTGGCATGGGCCGCGATACGGATGGTGAGAATGTCAAGATGCTTGCTGCCGAAATGATTACGGTGACAAAAAAAGATGGCCGCCAAATCGAGGGCATTACCACGAAACTCCTGGAGCATGGCGTAGATGTTTACATGGATGAACTCGATGTTCTTTATCTGGGAGAACCGATACAGCTGTCGATATTGAAAAACAAGTATGACTTGCGGGTTAATGGGACTGTGGTCTCTGTCCATAATTCCTGTAATTCGGACATTCCGAGTGTTTATACGGTCGAAATTCTTGATTTTAACGGACAAAAGGACGAATATGTCCAGATGCTGTATGACCGTAAGCCTACATTGCCGCAGCGTTTGCGTCTAGGCGAGGGGCTCTTTTATAGTCTCTGGAATAACTTTGCTCGCAGGATCGTCATAAAGTAA
- a CDS encoding TetR/AcrR family transcriptional regulator encodes MSTKEKILETALTLFAKNGYDGTSVEQIAQDVGIKAPSLYKHFKGKEDILNSLIDIAEARYEESFGSAKKVGTIPENIDGFIDETMKKVRFTMTDPIIKKMRIFLVQEQFRSERLAEITTRHQVDGLLQMYQKILETLMNAGVIVKDDPEMLATEITAPVALWISKVDRQPKCEKEALKFIEKHLQHFFKTYANGNR; translated from the coding sequence ATGTCCACAAAAGAAAAAATTCTCGAAACCGCATTAACGCTATTTGCCAAAAACGGGTACGACGGCACAAGCGTGGAGCAAATCGCCCAGGATGTCGGCATCAAGGCGCCGTCGCTTTACAAGCATTTCAAAGGCAAAGAAGACATTCTGAATTCGCTAATCGACATCGCCGAAGCGCGTTACGAGGAATCGTTTGGCTCCGCGAAAAAAGTCGGCACAATCCCCGAAAACATCGACGGATTCATCGACGAAACAATGAAGAAAGTGCGCTTTACAATGACCGACCCGATTATCAAAAAGATGCGCATTTTCTTAGTGCAGGAACAGTTCCGCAGCGAGCGCCTCGCCGAAATCACGACAAGGCATCAGGTGGATGGACTTCTGCAAATGTACCAGAAGATTCTCGAAACGCTGATGAACGCAGGCGTGATTGTGAAGGATGACCCGGAAATGCTTGCGACAGAGATTACTGCGCCCGTCGCACTCTGGATTTCTAAAGTCGACCGCCAGCCGAAATGCGAAAAAGAAGCTCTCAAATTCATCGAGAAGCACTTACAACATTTTTTCAAGACATACGCAAATGGAAACAGATAG
- a CDS encoding CatA-like O-acetyltransferase, family 2 translates to MAKEIDPKSTTRAKAFEFWMQAPNPMVTFFKSLNVTRLVKVSKKHGLKFNMLMDYCIGKAAAGVKEFYMLPVNGKLMQYDSIAVNTIVKNDEGEVSSCDIPYSEDLATFNRDYLKYTKIVAESCGDWDLSENSMVIGTSAIIDTEIDGAVGMNSGIFNNPFMIWGRYRKRLFRYELPVSFQFHHTQMDGAHAGKFLANLQKAIEELR, encoded by the coding sequence ATGGCAAAAGAAATCGATCCGAAAAGCACAACAAGAGCGAAGGCGTTTGAGTTTTGGATGCAAGCTCCGAATCCGATGGTGACATTTTTCAAATCGTTGAATGTCACAAGACTCGTGAAGGTTAGCAAGAAGCATGGTTTGAAGTTCAATATGCTTATGGATTACTGCATCGGCAAAGCTGCGGCAGGCGTTAAGGAATTTTACATGCTCCCGGTCAACGGCAAGCTCATGCAATACGATTCGATTGCGGTGAATACAATCGTAAAAAACGACGAAGGCGAAGTCAGCTCTTGCGACATCCCGTATTCCGAAGATTTAGCGACGTTCAATCGTGACTACCTCAAGTACACAAAAATTGTGGCGGAAAGTTGTGGGGATTGGGACTTGTCCGAAAACAGCATGGTCATTGGCACATCGGCTATTATCGATACGGAAATTGACGGCGCGGTCGGCATGAATTCCGGCATTTTCAACAACCCGTTTATGATTTGGGGACGTTACAGGAAACGTCTTTTCCGCTATGAATTGCCAGTTTCGTTCCAATTCCACCACACGCAAATGGACGGAGCTCACGCCGGGAAATTCCTAGCGAACTTGCAAAAAGCAATTGAGGAACTTCGATAA